In Armatimonadia bacterium, a genomic segment contains:
- the ruvB gene encoding Holliday junction branch migration DNA helicase RuvB, whose product MSEDLGRQRIITAQERGRDHDEQNTVRPQTLDDYDVGQTELIGQLRIAIAAAKQRGDVLEHLLFDGPPGLGKTTLAHIIANEMGVDIHRTSGPALERATDLVGMLTNLKRGDVFFVDEIHRLPRVVEEYLYPAMEDFRIDFVVDSGPYAKTVPLNLEPFTLIGATTRAGMLTAPLRERFGIFLHLEFYTEEQLEKIVTRAARIWEIPLDPGGARELACRSRGTARVVNRLLRRVRDYAQIMGDGVVTQTMAAEALSAMRVDEVGLDELDRKYLRTMIDYYNGGPVGLNAIAATLSQDEGTLEDVVEPYLLKIGFLLRTSRGRQASGRAYEHLGIDREPPPPPTGGVQAILGLDT is encoded by the coding sequence CAGAACACGGTCCGCCCCCAGACTCTCGACGACTACGACGTGGGCCAGACCGAGCTCATCGGACAGTTGCGCATCGCCATTGCTGCGGCCAAGCAGCGCGGAGATGTGCTCGAGCACCTGCTCTTCGATGGCCCTCCGGGGCTCGGGAAGACCACACTGGCCCATATCATCGCCAACGAGATGGGCGTCGATATCCACCGGACCTCGGGCCCGGCGCTTGAGCGTGCCACCGACCTCGTGGGGATGCTGACGAACCTCAAGCGCGGTGATGTGTTCTTCGTCGACGAGATCCACCGTCTCCCGCGCGTGGTTGAGGAGTACCTGTACCCGGCGATGGAGGACTTCCGCATCGACTTCGTCGTGGATAGCGGGCCTTACGCCAAGACAGTCCCGCTGAACCTGGAGCCCTTCACCCTGATCGGGGCGACCACTCGGGCTGGGATGCTCACCGCTCCCCTGCGCGAGAGGTTCGGCATCTTCCTGCACCTGGAGTTCTACACGGAGGAGCAACTGGAGAAGATCGTCACCCGCGCTGCGCGGATCTGGGAGATTCCGCTTGACCCGGGTGGTGCGCGGGAGTTGGCCTGCCGCTCGCGAGGCACTGCGCGAGTCGTCAACCGTCTCCTGCGCCGCGTTCGCGACTATGCCCAGATCATGGGCGACGGCGTTGTAACCCAGACGATGGCGGCCGAGGCCCTCAGCGCCATGCGGGTCGACGAAGTGGGTCTCGACGAGCTCGATCGCAAGTACCTGCGCACCATGATCGACTACTACAACGGCGGACCGGTGGGGCTGAATGCCATTGCGGCAACTCTCTCGCAGGATGAGGGGACGCTGGAGGACGTGGTGGAGCCCTACCTGCTGAAGATCGGCTTCCTGCTGCGGACCTCCCGGGGTCGGCAGGCGAGTGGCCGCGCCTACGAGCATCTGGGCATTGACCGTGAGCCGCCTCCACCGCCCACAGGTGGCGTGCAGGCCATCCTTGGCCTCGACACCTGA